A genomic region of Salvelinus alpinus chromosome 12, SLU_Salpinus.1, whole genome shotgun sequence contains the following coding sequences:
- the LOC139536276 gene encoding uncharacterized protein isoform X2 → MDANPSFSLACLYRSDPMYSLCASDLMTASQTVNNNFIKEQKQLMKTLKRLEQQQLTCMRQLNEEQRTFAFVMNKRLSQRGATRPQTLPSTSVSSSIVPLSIRGSRSAPAALATRNGANRVGSAKSANSRVKFEQSSSSLSPWSVKLQKKSMEMQDRDAREVLKEFGASAGQRCCCECGHTRELLDRRLSCPAILQRHHS, encoded by the exons ATGGATGCCAATCCATCCTTCTCGCTGGCATGTCTTTACAGAAGCGATCCAATGTATTCGCTCTGTGCCTCAGATTTAATGACCGCTTCTCAAACTGTGAACAATAATTTCATAAAGGAACAGAAGCAACTTATGAAG ACTCTGAAGAggctggagcagcagcagcttacCTGCATGCGTCAGCTGAACGAGGAGCAGAGGACCTTTGCCTTCGTCATGAACAAGAGGCTAAGCCAGAGGGGCGCTACGAGGCCTCAAACGCTCCCCTCCACCTCAGTCTCCTCTTCCATCGTCCCTCTGTCCATTAGAGGGTCCCGGTCTGCCCCGGCTGCTCTCGCCACCCGCAATGGGGCCAACAGAGTTGGCAGTGCCAAGAGCGCCAACAGCAGAGTCAAGTTTGAGCAGTCTTCTTCCAGCCTCTCGCCGTGGTCAGTGAAATTACAGAAGAAGAGTATGGAGATGCAAGACAGGGATGCAAGGGAG GTTTTGAAGGAGTTTGGGGCCTCGGCTGGTCAAAGGTGTTGTTGTGAATGTGGTCACACCAGGGAGCTGTTGGACAGGAGACTGAGTTGTCCAGCCATATTACAGAGGCATCACTCTTGA
- the LOC139536276 gene encoding uncharacterized protein isoform X1 produces MDANPSFSLACLYRSDPMYSLCASDLMTASQTVNNNFIKEQKQLMKTLKRLEQQQLTCMRQLNEEQRTFAFVMNKRLSQRGATRPQTLPSTSVSSSIVPLSIRGSRSAPAALATRNGANRVGSAKSANSRVKFEQSSSSLSPWSVKLQKKSMEMQDRDAREVSTVLKEFGASAGQRCCCECGHTRELLDRRLSCPAILQRHHS; encoded by the exons ATGGATGCCAATCCATCCTTCTCGCTGGCATGTCTTTACAGAAGCGATCCAATGTATTCGCTCTGTGCCTCAGATTTAATGACCGCTTCTCAAACTGTGAACAATAATTTCATAAAGGAACAGAAGCAACTTATGAAG ACTCTGAAGAggctggagcagcagcagcttacCTGCATGCGTCAGCTGAACGAGGAGCAGAGGACCTTTGCCTTCGTCATGAACAAGAGGCTAAGCCAGAGGGGCGCTACGAGGCCTCAAACGCTCCCCTCCACCTCAGTCTCCTCTTCCATCGTCCCTCTGTCCATTAGAGGGTCCCGGTCTGCCCCGGCTGCTCTCGCCACCCGCAATGGGGCCAACAGAGTTGGCAGTGCCAAGAGCGCCAACAGCAGAGTCAAGTTTGAGCAGTCTTCTTCCAGCCTCTCGCCGTGGTCAGTGAAATTACAGAAGAAGAGTATGGAGATGCAAGACAGGGATGCAAGGGAGGTGAGCACT GTTTTGAAGGAGTTTGGGGCCTCGGCTGGTCAAAGGTGTTGTTGTGAATGTGGTCACACCAGGGAGCTGTTGGACAGGAGACTGAGTTGTCCAGCCATATTACAGAGGCATCACTCTTGA